In one Nitrososphaera viennensis EN76 genomic region, the following are encoded:
- a CDS encoding glycosyltransferase family A protein, with product MYQQGQRSDSNSQKQSYYAIVFGRDGNKSIRKVLDSLLAQTAMPARIMIIDDGSTDGMYNTVLEYEQKYPELIQVQQTHNTTRDYTRIPLLWNMGILKDYDYHVIVPSDASFVPNYAERILQEFARNPDLVICSGDWGPMNAKAPHGGGRFVKQSFFFKHYPDGYPRILGYESEILERALMLKRGSIRILNDLELFHHDTLGHSHNFKEFGYGMRCLGYYPPYAIFRIGWDFLTNKAVGKRGALNMLRYYLFFKPAKTGYYSKFPEDIRRAVSVRQKKMIKEMIKRALTGSKKQGK from the coding sequence ATGTATCAACAGGGACAAAGGTCAGATAGCAACAGTCAAAAACAATCGTATTATGCGATTGTCTTTGGCAGAGATGGCAACAAGTCAATACGTAAAGTCTTAGACAGCCTGCTGGCGCAGACGGCCATGCCGGCGAGGATAATGATAATAGACGACGGCTCGACCGACGGGATGTACAATACGGTGCTGGAGTACGAGCAGAAATACCCTGAACTGATACAGGTCCAGCAGACGCACAACACGACACGCGACTATACACGGATACCCTTGCTCTGGAATATGGGAATCCTGAAAGACTATGATTACCACGTCATAGTTCCCAGCGATGCGTCCTTCGTCCCTAATTACGCTGAAAGGATACTGCAAGAGTTCGCCAGAAATCCTGACCTCGTGATATGTTCTGGTGATTGGGGGCCAATGAACGCCAAGGCCCCGCACGGAGGCGGGCGTTTTGTCAAGCAGTCTTTCTTTTTCAAGCACTATCCTGATGGCTATCCGCGCATTCTAGGCTATGAAAGCGAGATTCTGGAAAGAGCATTGATGTTAAAGCGAGGAAGCATCAGGATACTAAACGACCTTGAGCTGTTCCACCACGACACGCTGGGCCACAGCCATAACTTTAAGGAGTTTGGTTACGGGATGAGGTGTCTTGGCTATTATCCGCCCTATGCAATCTTTAGGATAGGATGGGATTTTCTGACAAACAAGGCAGTGGGCAAAAGAGGGGCGCTAAACATGCTGCGCTATTACCTGTTTTTCAAGCCTGCCAAAACCGGATATTATTCCAAGTTTCCTGAAGACATACGCAGGGCGGTTAGTGTACGTCAAAAAAAGATGATAAAAGAGATGATAAAGCGCGCCCTTACAGGGTCAAAGAAACAAGGGAAATGA
- a CDS encoding 50S ribosomal protein L10 produces the protein MSSTTQAVQRKSYPKKKRLMYQELQELPKSYNVIALSKMNKVRASQLMLIRKKFRNDIKIRIIKNKVAQRAFEGVKGVAGIESLSKELEGQCALMFTNISPFKLNLVFSQNKIFLPAKGGDIATKEIVVPAGNTGIAPGPVLSEFKVANVQTKIDQGTIWVNKDTVVAKPGDVISQQLASLLSKLNIKPIEAGIAVNFAIAEGLLFKEADLRIDLAAYKEELVRSFQQALALATEAGYMTPETVKPLLVKAQQHARSLAAESGYLTKDTADIVLPRAQSKAQAVAGEAKKKGYTAQ, from the coding sequence ATGTCATCAACAACACAAGCAGTCCAGCGCAAGAGTTACCCGAAGAAAAAGCGCCTGATGTACCAGGAGCTGCAGGAGCTGCCCAAGTCGTACAACGTGATAGCGCTGTCAAAGATGAACAAGGTGCGCGCGTCGCAGCTGATGCTCATCCGCAAAAAGTTCCGCAACGACATCAAGATAAGGATAATCAAGAACAAGGTCGCCCAGCGCGCCTTTGAGGGCGTCAAGGGGGTGGCTGGCATTGAAAGCCTGAGCAAGGAGCTGGAAGGTCAGTGCGCGCTCATGTTCACCAACATCAGCCCGTTCAAGCTCAACCTCGTGTTCTCTCAGAACAAGATCTTCCTCCCGGCCAAGGGAGGCGACATTGCCACAAAAGAGATTGTGGTCCCTGCAGGCAACACCGGCATCGCGCCGGGCCCCGTGCTGTCCGAGTTCAAGGTCGCAAACGTGCAGACCAAGATAGATCAGGGCACCATCTGGGTCAACAAGGATACCGTGGTGGCCAAGCCCGGCGACGTCATCTCGCAGCAGCTTGCCTCGCTCTTGAGCAAGCTCAACATCAAGCCCATAGAGGCAGGCATTGCCGTCAACTTTGCCATCGCCGAGGGCCTGCTGTTCAAGGAGGCCGACCTGCGCATCGACCTTGCCGCGTACAAGGAAGAGCTCGTCAGGTCGTTCCAGCAGGCGCTGGCGCTTGCGACAGAGGCAGGCTACATGACGCCAGAGACGGTAAAGCCGCTCCTGGTCAAGGCGCAGCAGCACGCAAGGTCGCTTGCAGCCGAGTCGGGCTACCTCACCAAGGACACCGCCGACATTGTGCTTCCAAGGGCGCAGTCCAAGGCGCAGGCAGTGGCCGGCGAGGCAAAGAAAAAGGGCTACACCGCGCAGTAG
- a CDS encoding polysaccharide deacetylase family protein — translation MPCEFSLAHYEEVLEKIKGRAGTATERKDIILTHDIDIFPDYALQMARLEHKHGIKATYYVLLHSEWYNALSPENMKIWKEISELGHELALHYDGNYDLDLQIIHAAFCAMLKTKSINISQHLVGITPDIHIPPTLQDRAALVKQYSYKYIADSGGWWRNGCICTHTDERLLFLCHPVWWTRTENPFDKVKVDAYSVIDRARNFWVEMVNEHRKQKTVPVTTRSA, via the coding sequence ATGCCCTGCGAATTTTCTTTGGCCCATTATGAGGAAGTCTTGGAGAAAATAAAAGGCAGGGCAGGAACAGCTACAGAACGTAAAGACATTATCTTGACGCATGACATTGACATATTTCCTGATTACGCTTTGCAGATGGCAAGGTTAGAACACAAGCACGGCATAAAGGCGACCTACTACGTCTTGCTTCATTCTGAATGGTATAACGCTCTGTCGCCTGAGAACATGAAGATATGGAAGGAAATAAGCGAGCTGGGTCACGAACTTGCCTTGCATTACGATGGTAACTATGATCTGGACCTCCAGATAATCCATGCTGCCTTTTGTGCAATGCTTAAAACCAAGAGCATAAACATATCACAACACCTTGTAGGGATAACGCCTGACATTCATATCCCGCCGACTCTGCAAGACAGGGCAGCCCTCGTCAAGCAGTATAGCTACAAATACATCGCTGATAGTGGTGGATGGTGGCGAAATGGTTGCATCTGTACACACACTGATGAGCGCCTGCTCTTTCTTTGTCATCCCGTATGGTGGACCAGAACCGAAAACCCCTTTGACAAGGTCAAGGTTGATGCTTACTCTGTAATTGACAGGGCGAGAAACTTTTGGGTGGAAATGGTAAATGAGCATAGAAAACAAAAAACAGTTCCCGTCACAACAAGAAGCGCATAG
- a CDS encoding polysaccharide deacetylase family protein, producing the protein MSTRHNLSGRGGRTRTGPPTTTTRKSVAAVTAALVLVLGILVSVPRSAHAEENPDACNCVIFRLDDIQDSWLNTVQVELMDRFIEEDKKLNVGVIMNFLGEDESVVDKVQEGLDSGNFEIVNHGWNHVAYNALTAQEQHDTLVQADEKIVSLWGADAVAFIPPYHEYNEDTLAALEDLDMKIISAEFSLELPSIYHHGDPGNPDNKIYKAMPDSDIKDQYGIYHLPQAAEFFAHDGGTPTKVPLETLIEEIEDSISTYGYAVVTLHPSDFAIKDENDEPTNEVSTSELEDLDALLAEIDNSGYATKTFSEAIQFGSSGGNGGNGNGNGDNGDGNGNGSNNNGSTDNDISQRVARLVESMMDKAKKIAAEGIPSDDQIPDELIKYRMFDLARWGGPEFSAALYLTDLVPSLNWNKLTEKQQIYYIEKMMGYI; encoded by the coding sequence ATGTCCACTAGACATAATCTGTCCGGCCGCGGTGGAAGAACCCGGACGGGACCGCCCACTACCACCACCAGAAAAAGCGTTGCAGCAGTGACGGCAGCATTGGTGCTGGTCTTGGGCATCCTGGTTTCTGTTCCCCGCTCGGCCCATGCAGAAGAAAACCCTGACGCCTGCAACTGTGTCATCTTTAGGCTGGATGACATTCAGGATAGCTGGCTCAACACAGTCCAGGTTGAACTGATGGACCGTTTCATCGAAGAGGACAAGAAGCTCAACGTCGGCGTGATAATGAACTTTCTTGGAGAAGACGAATCTGTGGTAGACAAGGTGCAGGAAGGACTTGACTCCGGCAATTTTGAAATCGTGAACCACGGATGGAACCATGTTGCCTACAACGCCCTTACCGCACAAGAGCAGCATGATACGCTAGTGCAGGCCGACGAAAAGATTGTTTCACTTTGGGGAGCTGACGCGGTGGCCTTTATCCCACCATACCACGAATACAACGAAGATACGCTTGCCGCACTTGAAGACCTCGACATGAAGATCATAAGCGCAGAGTTTAGCCTGGAACTGCCAAGCATCTATCACCACGGCGACCCCGGCAACCCGGACAACAAGATCTACAAGGCCATGCCTGATTCTGACATCAAGGACCAGTATGGCATCTACCACCTCCCACAGGCAGCAGAATTCTTTGCCCACGACGGCGGCACTCCTACAAAAGTTCCCCTAGAGACACTGATTGAGGAAATAGAGGACTCGATTTCAACATACGGATACGCGGTGGTGACGCTGCACCCTTCAGACTTTGCCATCAAGGATGAAAACGACGAGCCGACCAACGAGGTTTCCACCAGCGAACTGGAGGACCTGGATGCACTCCTTGCCGAGATAGATAACAGCGGATATGCAACAAAGACGTTCTCTGAAGCTATCCAGTTCGGATCATCTGGAGGCAATGGCGGCAACGGCAACGGTAATGGCGACAATGGTGATGGCAACGGCAACGGATCAAACAACAATGGATCTACTGACAACGACATCTCGCAACGCGTGGCAAGGCTGGTCGAATCAATGATGGACAAGGCGAAAAAGATTGCTGCCGAAGGAATACCCTCAGACGACCAAATCCCCGATGAGCTGATAAAGTATCGCATGTTTGACCTTGCCAGGTGGGGCGGACCAGAGTTTTCAGCTGCGCTTTACCTTACAGACCTGGTACCCTCGCTGAACTGGAACAAGCTGACGGAGAAGCAGCAGATCTACTACATCGAAAAGATGATGGGATACATATGA
- a CDS encoding 50S ribosomal protein L1: MYGNMVSDSQIKELVKRAREGAGKRNFSQSAELTLVLKDIDVKKGFNLNETVVLPHKPSRQPTICVIAAGEMGMRAKKAGVERVMEPGELDRLGTNKREARKIVRAHDFFLSDTGQMAAVGRSLGQFLGPKGKMPTPLPYGAPVETIATRFRGSVRVKAKNQLNASTKIGDEKLSDDQLAENANAVIAAVEKKLPQGDKNIKNVMIKFTMGKGAKLSALKAAEKKKEEE; encoded by the coding sequence GTGTACGGAAACATGGTGAGCGACAGCCAAATCAAGGAGCTGGTCAAGAGGGCGCGCGAAGGAGCAGGCAAGCGCAACTTTAGCCAGTCTGCAGAATTGACACTTGTACTGAAGGATATCGACGTAAAGAAGGGTTTCAATCTCAACGAGACGGTCGTCCTGCCGCACAAGCCGAGCAGGCAGCCGACGATATGCGTGATTGCAGCCGGCGAGATGGGCATGAGGGCCAAAAAGGCCGGGGTAGAGCGCGTGATGGAGCCTGGCGAGCTTGACCGCCTTGGCACCAACAAGCGCGAGGCCCGCAAGATAGTGAGGGCGCACGACTTTTTCCTGTCCGACACGGGCCAGATGGCGGCAGTCGGTCGCTCCCTGGGCCAGTTCCTTGGACCAAAGGGCAAGATGCCGACGCCTCTTCCCTACGGCGCGCCGGTAGAGACAATAGCCACGCGCTTCCGAGGATCTGTGCGCGTCAAGGCCAAGAACCAGCTGAACGCGTCGACCAAGATAGGCGACGAAAAGCTTTCCGACGACCAGCTTGCCGAAAATGCAAATGCCGTCATTGCAGCGGTTGAGAAAAAGCTGCCGCAGGGCGACAAGAACATCAAGAACGTCATGATCAAGTTCACGATGGGCAAGGGAGCCAAGCTCTCGGCGCTCAAGGCCGCGGAGAAAAAGAAGGAGGAAGAATAA
- a CDS encoding translation initiation factor eIF-1A has translation MGKKKVLSESELKEMVMPQQGELLGRVIKLVGGDNIIVKCTDGKVRTCRIRGKIKRRMWIRDNDLVLVAPWDFQSDRADIIWRYISAHAEKMKAEGHLQGLE, from the coding sequence ATAGGCAAGAAAAAAGTACTTTCTGAATCAGAGTTGAAGGAGATGGTCATGCCGCAGCAGGGCGAGCTCTTGGGCCGCGTGATAAAGCTGGTTGGCGGTGACAACATCATAGTAAAGTGTACCGACGGCAAGGTGCGCACGTGCCGCATCAGGGGCAAGATAAAGCGCAGGATGTGGATCCGCGACAACGACCTCGTTCTCGTCGCGCCGTGGGATTTCCAGTCTGACAGGGCCGACATCATCTGGCGCTACATCTCGGCGCACGCTGAAAAGATGAAGGCAGAAGGCCACCTGCAGGGCCTCGAATAG
- a CDS encoding class I SAM-dependent methyltransferase yields MFTNAYAYDQFMGRWSRLLAPCLAQFAEIPDCGGKILDAGCGIGALAFAIAEFRPLCHIVGIDTSKEYIIYAESRNNYSDRVHFKVGDIQDLAFPDAAFDNSLSMLVLNFIPNAPRALSEMRRVTRPGGQVVAAVWDYGDGMEMLRAFWDAAVAVDANASRLHERHMPLCRAGELSGLWKSAALENIHEQPLEVEMNFKSFQDYWEPFLMGQGPAGAYVKHIGHDRLPILREEVKRQLRLRDETAPFILHGRVWAVRGSVPESRNDGN; encoded by the coding sequence ATGTTTACCAACGCCTATGCCTATGATCAATTCATGGGTCGGTGGAGTCGCCTGCTTGCGCCATGCTTAGCACAATTTGCAGAGATTCCTGATTGCGGCGGCAAGATCCTTGATGCTGGTTGTGGCATAGGCGCTCTGGCTTTCGCCATCGCCGAATTCAGACCCCTCTGCCATATAGTGGGCATCGACACTTCAAAGGAATATATCATCTACGCCGAATCACGCAACAATTACTCTGACAGGGTTCACTTTAAAGTCGGCGACATACAAGACCTTGCTTTTCCGGATGCGGCATTTGATAATAGCCTATCCATGCTTGTGCTCAACTTCATCCCAAATGCACCCAGGGCGCTCTCTGAAATGAGGAGGGTAACAAGACCCGGAGGGCAAGTTGTCGCGGCGGTATGGGATTATGGTGACGGCATGGAGATGCTACGAGCGTTTTGGGATGCCGCAGTGGCTGTGGACGCGAACGCTAGCAGGCTCCACGAAAGGCACATGCCGCTGTGCCGCGCCGGCGAGCTCTCTGGTCTATGGAAGTCTGCTGCACTTGAAAACATCCACGAGCAGCCACTGGAAGTCGAGATGAATTTCAAATCTTTTCAGGACTATTGGGAGCCTTTCCTGATGGGTCAAGGCCCGGCCGGCGCCTATGTGAAACATATCGGCCACGACCGCCTACCAATCCTGCGCGAAGAAGTAAAGAGACAGTTGAGACTTCGAGATGAAACAGCTCCGTTTATCCTTCACGGTCGAGTTTGGGCTGTACGCGGCTCCGTTCCGGAATCAAGAAATGACGGAAACTAA
- a CDS encoding DapH/DapD/GlmU-related protein: protein MSIENKKQFPSQQEAHSYLRTLPAPKPYIHPTAIIENAVLGKDVTIAAYAVIGKEGFGFDPESNYTKRWPHVGNVIIGDNAEIGANTCIDRGTLGSTIIGENTKIDNLVHISHNVRIGKNCVIAAGAVVGGSAEIGDSVFIGLNATIRDHVKVGDNAFICMGAVVTKDVSTGTKVR, encoded by the coding sequence ATGAGCATAGAAAACAAAAAACAGTTCCCGTCACAACAAGAAGCGCATAGCTATCTCAGGACGCTGCCAGCGCCCAAGCCTTACATTCATCCTACGGCTATTATTGAAAATGCCGTCCTTGGCAAAGACGTGACAATAGCCGCTTATGCCGTGATAGGCAAGGAGGGCTTTGGCTTTGATCCTGAAAGCAACTATACTAAACGCTGGCCCCACGTCGGCAACGTCATCATTGGCGACAATGCAGAAATTGGCGCAAACACCTGCATTGACCGGGGAACCTTAGGCAGCACCATCATTGGCGAGAATACAAAAATCGACAACCTTGTGCACATCAGTCACAACGTCCGGATTGGCAAGAACTGTGTGATTGCCGCGGGCGCTGTCGTCGGTGGGAGCGCAGAGATTGGCGACAGCGTCTTTATTGGCCTGAATGCAACGATTCGGGATCATGTGAAAGTGGGCGATAATGCCTTCATCTGCATGGGAGCTGTGGTGACAAAGGATGTATCAACAGGGACAAAGGTCAGATAG
- the rpl12p gene encoding 50S ribosomal protein P1: MEYVYAALLLHKLKQNITEDNVKSVVKAAGVTPDDVRVKALVAALSEVNIEEALKAAPVAVAAAAPAGGASAPAGGAAPAKEEKKDEKKEEEALEGLSSLFG; encoded by the coding sequence ATGGAATACGTATACGCTGCTCTGCTTCTCCACAAGCTAAAGCAGAATATCACTGAAGATAATGTCAAGAGCGTTGTCAAGGCTGCAGGCGTGACGCCAGACGACGTAAGGGTCAAGGCCCTCGTCGCGGCCCTCTCAGAGGTCAACATCGAAGAGGCGCTAAAGGCTGCGCCAGTCGCAGTGGCAGCGGCAGCACCGGCAGGCGGCGCATCTGCGCCAGCAGGCGGAGCGGCCCCGGCCAAGGAAGAAAAGAAGGACGAAAAGAAAGAGGAAGAAGCCCTGGAAGGCCTGTCTTCCCTCTTTGGTTAA